CGTTGGCCCAAGCCAAAGGGGGGGGTCATGGCCTGGTTCAGGGCCTGCAGGGGAGCATCGGGTGTCTCTGGCCCTAGCTTGTCGAAGTTAAAGCTGGCCCAGTCGGCCGCTAGGGTGCGATCGCACAGGTCCGCCACCGCTTGGCTGAGGCGAAATTCATCATCTCCCCAGTAAAAATAGATGGGCATACTCGACAGGGGCTTAGGGCTATCTATATCCTAAGTGAGCTAGCGCCCATCACTGCCGCGTCCCCGTCTCCTATGGCCTCCCTGCCCCATCACCCGATCTTGGCCCAAAGCTTTGCGGTAATCGACCAGGAAATGGGTGACCATGACTTGCCCCCGGCGGAATATGCGGTGCTACGGCGGGTGATTCACAGTACCGCCGATTTTGACTTCGCCCAGCTGCTGCGGTTTAGCCCCGATGCCATTGCCCAGGGGCTGGCGGCCCTGACCGCTAAGACCCCGATTGTGGTAGATGTGGGCATGGTGCGCCAGGGCGTGCAGGCTATGGTGCAACGCACCTTTGACAATCCATTGCTGGCAGCCATCGATCTGGTGGCAGCGCCCCGGCCAGGGTGTACCCGCAGCGAGACTGGCCTGTTGAGGGCCTGGCAGCAGTACCCCGAGGCTATCTTCGTGATTGGCAATGCCCCCACTGCCCTGGTGGCCCTGTGCGATCGCATCGCCACCAGCGAGGTCAAACCAGCCCTGGTCATCGGGGTGCCCGTCGGCTTCATTGGTGTCATTGCCGCCAAACAGGCCCTAGCCCAAACCCCAGTTCCCCAGATCCGCGTCGACGGTCGCAAGGGGGGCTCCAGCGTGGCCGCCGCCATCCTCAATGCCCTGTTGGTGCTGGCCTGGGAGGCCCAATCATGATCCATGTGGTGGGGATCGGCCTCGACGGCTTGGCTGGACTATCGGCAAAAACCCAGGCCCTGGTGGCTCAGGCCCAGTTGCTGGTGGGGGCGCCGCGCCATCTAGCCCAGTTTGCTGACAGCCAGGCCGAGCGCTGGCCCCTGGATAATTTTCGCACCGCCATCGAGGGGCTGCGGCAACGGCTAGCCAGCCCCGATCCCGGCCTTATCGTGGTGCTGGCGTCAGGGGATCCCCTGTTCTTCGGCATTGGCCGGTTGTTGTTGGAGTCTTTCCCAGCGGAGCAACTCAGCTTCCATCCCCATCTCAGTGCCATCCAACTGGCCTTCAGCCGCATCAAGCGCCCCTGGCAGGGCGCCACCCTGGTCAGTGCCCATGGCCGCTCTCGCCAGACCTTGGTGCAGGCACTACAGCGAGGCGATTCCCTGATTGCGGTCCTCACCGATGGGGTGCACCGTCCCGATGCGATCGCACGGTTGCTGCTGGATATCGATTTGCCGGGGCATTACCATCTCTGGGTCTGCGAAAACCTGGGGGGCGAGGCCGAACGGGTCCAACGGCTGACCCCGTCGCAGGCAGTCCGGGGTGACTTTGCCCCCTTGAATGTGGTCATCCTGGAAAGACACCCTTCCCCACCCCCGACTACCATTCCAGATTTCGGCATCCCCGATGGAGACTTCCTCAGTTTCGAAGACCGCCCCGGCCTCATCACCAAGCGAGAAGTGCGGCTGCTGGTCTTGGGAGAACTGGCACCGCAGCCCCATCAGG
This portion of the Halomicronema hongdechloris C2206 genome encodes:
- a CDS encoding cobalt-precorrin-8X methylmutase; protein product: MASLPHHPILAQSFAVIDQEMGDHDLPPAEYAVLRRVIHSTADFDFAQLLRFSPDAIAQGLAALTAKTPIVVDVGMVRQGVQAMVQRTFDNPLLAAIDLVAAPRPGCTRSETGLLRAWQQYPEAIFVIGNAPTALVALCDRIATSEVKPALVIGVPVGFIGVIAAKQALAQTPVPQIRVDGRKGGSSVAAAILNALLVLAWEAQS
- the cbiE gene encoding precorrin-6y C5,15-methyltransferase (decarboxylating) subunit CbiE, whose amino-acid sequence is MIHVVGIGLDGLAGLSAKTQALVAQAQLLVGAPRHLAQFADSQAERWPLDNFRTAIEGLRQRLASPDPGLIVVLASGDPLFFGIGRLLLESFPAEQLSFHPHLSAIQLAFSRIKRPWQGATLVSAHGRSRQTLVQALQRGDSLIAVLTDGVHRPDAIARLLLDIDLPGHYHLWVCENLGGEAERVQRLTPSQAVRGDFAPLNVVILERHPSPPPTTIPDFGIPDGDFLSFEDRPGLITKREVRLLVLGELAPQPHQVIWDIGAGTGSVSIELGRLVPTARIYAIEKTAMGATLIRQNLDRFGVTNVTIIHGKAPTVLADLPAPHRIFIGGSGGQLTPILDTCRAKIVPPGPMVLALATLESQAQVLQWQAEHGTTWRSQLLQVNLARSTSVGCLTRWHPLNPVTIVTLTSSEPLPA